A genomic region of Pyrus communis chromosome 14, drPyrComm1.1, whole genome shotgun sequence contains the following coding sequences:
- the LOC137714356 gene encoding uncharacterized protein: protein MPELTSPTYEAWLCKDQLVMSWLLNSMEWKIAEIFSYAKSSMHLWKNIKEMYGNQNNSARVFQLKRDIAGLQQEGKPFVQHLGTLTTMWNELNVYQPHTTNAIVLLKRAEEDKIFQLLANLSLDFEDLRSHILMNSDLLSFSSICATIQREEVHKRVMNMEVKTNMLEARAYASNHKAVEETVYRRKRLDMKCTYCNGVGHSRDRCWIFRQELKPKFSKDHKSLPKALHNYPHKANHVVSSSIVSSFTANLASLISEFAAFLHKKRIGGDCERNISHGSSNQTALLG, encoded by the coding sequence ATGCCAGAGCTCACCTCACCAACCTATGAGGCTTGGTTGTGCAAGGACCAATTGGTCATGTCATGGCTGCTCAATTCCATGGAGTGGAAGATTGCTGAGATTTTTAGCTATGCTAAATCTTCTATGCATCTTTGGAAGAATATCAAAGAGATGTATGGAAACCAGAATAACTCAGCTCGAGTTTTTCAACTCAAAAGAGATATTGCTGGTCTACAACAAGAAGGAAAACCTTTTGTGCAACATCTTGGCACTCTAACAACTATGTGGAATGAGTTAAACGTTTATCAACCTCATACCACAAATGCCATAGTGTTGTTAAAGAGGGCTGAGgaggacaaaatttttcaacTATTAGCAAATTTGAGTCTTGATTTTGAAGATCTTCGAAGTCACATTCTCATGAACTCtgatcttctttctttctcaagTATTTGTGCCACTATCCAACGAGAAGAAGTTCACAAAAGGGTGATGAATATGGAGGTCAAGACAAACATGCTTGAGGCTAGGGCTTATGCTTCTAATCACAAGGCTGTTGAAGAAACAGTCTACAGAAGGAAAAGATTGGATATGAAATGTACCTATTGCAATGGTGTTGGGCATTCGAGGGATAGGTGTTGGATCTTTCGCCAAGAATTGAAGCCAAAATTCTCTAAAGATCACAAGAGTTTACCAAAAGCCCTTCACAACTATCCACACAAGGCGAATCATGTTGTTTCTTCATCTATAGTGTCGAGCTTCACTGCTAATCTAGCATCCTTAATCAGCGAATTTGCAGCATTTCTTCATAAGAAACGGATAGGTGGTGACTGTGAAAGAAATATCAGCCATGGGAGTAGCAACCAAACTGCATTACTTGGTTAG
- the LOC137715266 gene encoding large ribosomal subunit protein P2w-like, which yields MKVVAAYLLAVLGGKSSPSAADLKDILGSVGAEADGDKIELLLSEVKGKDITELIASGREKLASVPSGGGAVAYSAPAAGGGGGAAAPAAAEQKKEEKVEEKEESDDDMGFSLFD from the exons ATGAAGGTTGTTGCTGCATACTTGCTCGCTGTTTTGGGAGGGAAGAGCAGCCCCTCAGCTGCTGACTTGAAGGACATTCTCGGATCAG TTGGAGCTGAGGCAGATGGTGACAAGATTGAGTTGCTATTGTCCGAAGTCAAGGGAAAAGATATCACAGAGCTGATTGCATCTGGAAGGGAGAAGTTGGCATCTGTTCCATCTGGTGGTGGTGCAGTTGCTTATTCTGCACCTGCAGCCGGCGGTGGTGGTGGGGCTGCTGCTCCTGCCGCTGCTGAgcagaagaaggaggagaaggtggaagaaaaggaagaatcaGATGAC gatatgggtttcagcCTTTTCGACTAA